A stretch of DNA from Oribacterium sp. oral taxon 102:
GGTAGTCGTGTGCTTATATTTTACGGCTTCTGTGACAGCATGATCTACATCCCACCAGAATTGCACGATGTGCGGATTTGACTGACGCCAGGCATTTACAAGGGTGGGAAGCTCATCCTCAGTTAGCCCCATATCGATAGCACCCATCGCCTTCAGTGCACCGACGGAGCCGCCATAGCCAAGCGCCAGCTCTGCGATTTTACCCTTTTGACGCAAATGTCCATTGATGCCGTGTTTCTCCACAGGGACCTTGAACATCTGGCTGGCAGAAGCACAGTAGATATCCCCACCCTTAGCAAATACCTTCTGTCGCCATTCTTCTCCGGCAAACCAGGCGATGACGCGGGCTTCGATGGCGGAAAAGTCTGCAACCAGAAACTGTGTACCCTCACGTGGAATGAATGCAGTTCGGATCAGTTGCGATAGGGTATCCGGCACATCTTCATACAAAAGAGAGACTGCATCAAAGTCTCCGGAGCGTACCAATGCACGAGCATCAGCAAGGTCTGGTAGATGATTCTGAGGGAGATTTTGTAATTGAATGTTCCGACCGGAGAAGCGGCCGGTACGATTGGCTCCATAAAACTGAAACATGCCACGGGCTCGGCCATCAGCACAAACCGTCTTTTCCATTGCCTGATATTTACGTACTGAGGATTTGGCAAGCTGCTGTCTTAAGTTGAGAACCTGTGAGAGCTTTGGAGGAGCAGACTTTAGGAGCTCTGCCACAGCTTTCTTGCCAAGGGTATCTGTTTCCAAACCATTGTCAGAAAGCCAAGCCTTCATCTGCTGGACGGAGTTAGGATTGTCAAGTTCTGTGATTTTCTTCATGGTTTTGGTCAGCTCCGTTCTGGAGCGAGTATCCATTTCGATGGCAGCAGCAACAAGCTCCATGTCCAAACGTACACCACGGTCGTTGATTTCTTGGTCCATGTGGTATTCCTCCCAGACCTGAGCTGGCACCGGGAACTTTGCAAGTCTCTGCTGGATTCCCATTTCGGTCTCTACATCACGGGTATTATATTTTTTGAACATGGCCCATTTGTCCGGAGCATGGAAGGGACGATTTCTTGTACGCTGTCCATTGGTTTTTGTGGGAGCACAAGGCTGGCAGAAGTATTTGATGAGGTCTTTTCCTTCTGTGAGCTTTTGCTTTTCAAGTCCAAGAACCGCTCCTACTCCTTCCAAGGAGAGTGGGAGCCCCATCGTGGCGGCCCA
This window harbors:
- a CDS encoding DNA polymerase, whose amino-acid sequence is MKTLSIDIETYSDEPLQKTGVYRYVESPNFEILLFAYSIDSQPVQVIDLACGEQIPKEVLLALEDETVIKWAFNATFERICLSRFLGYPTGEYLEPVSWRCSMVWAATMGLPLSLEGVGAVLGLEKQKLTEGKDLIKYFCQPCAPTKTNGQRTRNRPFHAPDKWAMFKKYNTRDVETEMGIQQRLAKFPVPAQVWEEYHMDQEINDRGVRLDMELVAAAIEMDTRSRTELTKTMKKITELDNPNSVQQMKAWLSDNGLETDTLGKKAVAELLKSAPPKLSQVLNLRQQLAKSSVRKYQAMEKTVCADGRARGMFQFYGANRTGRFSGRNIQLQNLPQNHLPDLADARALVRSGDFDAVSLLYEDVPDTLSQLIRTAFIPREGTQFLVADFSAIEARVIAWFAGEEWRQKVFAKGGDIYCASASQMFKVPVEKHGINGHLRQKGKIAELALGYGGSVGALKAMGAIDMGLTEDELPTLVNAWRQSNPHIVQFWWDVDHAVTEAVKYKHTTTEYGLTFSCRSGMLFITLPSGRNLAYVKPKLGTNKFGGTCITYEGIGPTKKWERLDSYGPKFVENIVQATSRDILLYAMRTLRNRSIVMHIHDEVVIEADPRMSLDAVCEQMGRTPPWAKGLLLRADGYATPFYKKD